The following proteins come from a genomic window of Aspergillus oryzae RIB40 DNA, chromosome 4:
- the nsdD gene encoding GATA-type sexual development transcription factor NsdD (predicted protein): MYAGQPLPCSYPTSSASVPSVQPGYISPTDSRRALEEEKEKQQSQPQRQSLPSIHEALGNDNPLPYPAPTSAAPQQPHHAPHSHLLSSNVIGRPTGEAPSGPPNPFSNVVSSGPYVVRDSAYPQSQLQAEASRASLASVTTQDSRNHSIQSLSSGKSPTQSQKTGITSIAGSQTGSAYEYSAPTSAGSIASPNGYGTFPQNFSFQSQPPPNAPTYPVAYDARPYGTTWKSGVPETARVEEMRNGLAGRAIAGQIPGDSVKRHLDVYDVETSLNEIAEMSTRTLDFSRHYATRAHQTQRSGPVIGSLPSLQEVEEMLSVQRRNQDALLRIRAAVVSQEHALAEQMAQRKAFKAGGVREDDHMAMYQDEYKGSGGFAGPDSKKRRGKAAPPGRCHSCNRAETPEWRRGPDGARTLCNACGLHYAKLTRKMGAKQASSLGSNLKPKTVDSASPTGR; encoded by the exons ATGTATGCCGGCCAGCCATTACCGTGCTCATACCCAACGTCGTCCGCCAGCGTACCCTCTGTGCAGCCTGGTTATATCTCGCCTACGGATTCGCGGCGCGCgcttgaggaggagaaggagaagcaacAGTCACAACCACAAAGGCAATCACTCCCGTCCATCCACGAGGCGTTAGGAAACGACAACCCCCTTCCGTATCCTGCGCCCACATCGGCGgctcctcagcagcctcatcATGCACCGCATTCACATCTCCTGTCCTCAAATGTTATAGGACGGCCGACTGGCGAAGCACCGTCGGGGCCACCAAATCCGTTTTCAAATGTGGTATCCTCAGGGCCTTACGTAGTGCGGGACTCAGCGTACCCTCAATCCCAACTACAAGCAGAAGCATCTCGGGCGAGTTTGGCATCAGTCACGACTCAAGATTCGCGAAACCACTCGATTCAATCTTTGAGTTCGGGCAAGTCACCTACGCAGAGTCAAAAAACGGGGATCACTTCCATCGCTGGCTCGCAGACGGGATCCGCCTATGAATACAGTGCTCCTACTTCTGCGGGCAGCATCGCCTCCCCCAACGGCTATGGTACATTTCCGCAGAACTTCTCCTTTCAGTCGCAGCCACCGCCAAATGCGCCAACATATCCGGTTGCGTATGACGCCCGACCCTACGGTACTACATGGAAGTCGGGTGTGCCCGAAACTGCGCGTGTTGAGGAAATGAGGAATGGACTTGCGGGTCGTGCTATTGCGGGACAGATCCCGGGTGATTCTGTCAAACGGCATTTGGACGTGTATGATGTGGAGACATCGCTCAATGAG ATTGCCGAGATGAGCACACGCACATTGGACTTTTCACGGCACTATGCCACAAGAGCGCACCAGACCCAGCGTTCTGGGCCCGTTATAGGGTCCCTGCCCTCTTTACaggaagtggaggagatgcttAGTGTCCAGCGCCGGAACCAGGATGCCTTACTACGTATACGAGCCGCGGTTGTGAGCCAAGAGCACGCATTGGCGGAGCAAATGGCCCAAAGAAAAGCTTTCAAGGCCGGTGGGGTCCGTGAGGATGACCACATGGCAATGTACCAAGACGAATACAAGGGCAGTGGCGGCTTTGCCGGACCAGATTCGAAGAAGCGACGAGGC AAAGCAGCCCCTCCTGGTCGTTGCCACAGTTGTAACCGAGCTGAGACACCCGAATGGCGCCGCGGTCCAGACGGTGCTCGGACTCTATGCAACGCATGTGGATTGCACTATGCCAAGTTGACGCGCAAGATGGGTGCCAAACAGGCATCGTCCTTGGGTTCCAACCTTAAACC